The Actinomycetes bacterium genome contains the following window.
GCCGAGTCGGGGACCGCGGACGACGTGGCGCGCTCGGCGATCCACCGGGCCGGCCGGCGGGTCACGAAGGACGGCACGGCGGTGCACGCCGACTCGCCGGCCAGCGACCTGCACGGGCTGCGCAAGCGGTGCAAGGAGCTGCGGTACGCCCTCGAGGTGTTCTCACCCCTGCTCGACAAGGGGGACCGCAAGGCCTTGGTGGCGGACCTCAAGGTGCTGCAGGACGTGCTCGGCCGCTTCCAGGACACCGAGGTGCAGCGCGCCAAGCTGCGCGACTTCGCCGAGGAGATGATGCGCGACGGCACCCCGACCGAGGCGGTGCTCGCGCTGGGCGAGCTGATCGGCCACCTGGACGCGGCCCAGGACGACGCGCGGCGCGAGTTCGACGAGGCCTTCGGCCGGTTCGCCCGGCCGGCCAACCGGCGCCGGCTGGCTCACCTGGCGGGTCGCTCGTGAGGGTCCTGGCGACGTACAACATCAAAGGTGGGGTCGGGAAGACGACGACGGCCGTCAACCTGGCCCACCTCGCATCGCGCGAGGGGCGGCGCACGCTGCTCTGGGACCTGGACCCGCAGGGGTCGGCGACCTACCTCTTCCGGGTGAAGCCGAAGGTGAAGGGCGGCGGGCGCGCACTCGTGACCCGTCGGCGGCCGCTCGAGGACGCGATCAAGGCGACCGACTTCGACGGTCTGGACCTGCTGCCGGCGGACTTCAGCTACCGCAACATGGACCTGGAGCTCGACGACACCAAGCGGCGCACCCGGCGGCTCTCCCAGCTGCTCGCCACCGTGCGCGACGACTACGACCTCGTCGTCCTCGACTGCCCGCCGTCGGCGTCGCTGGTGTCGGAGAACGTCCTCGAGGCGACCGACGTGCTGCTCGTCCCGCTGATCCCGGCGACCCTGTCGCTGCGCACCTTCGACCAGCTGGTGCGGTTCGTGGCCGCGGTGGAGGGGCACCGGCCGGACGTGGTTGCCTTCTTCTCGATGGTCGACCGGCGCAAGCGGCTGCACCGCGAGGTCGTCGAGTCGATCCCTCGGGACCGCGCGCGGGTCGCCGAGACTCTGGTGCCTGCGCTGTCGGCGATCGAGCAGATGGCGCAGCACCGCGCCCCCGTGACGGCGACCGCGCCGGCCAGCCGGGCCGCGCAGGTCTACCTGGACCTGTGGCGCGAGGTCGCGCCGTGACCCGGCCCCTCGTCGTCGCCGGCGGCGGCGTCCTGTGGCGCGGGGCTGCCGACCAGCCCGAGGTCGCGGTGGTCCACCGGCCACGGTACGACGACTGGTCCCTGCCCAAGGGCAAGGCCAAGGCGGCCGAGCACCTCATCGTCACGGCGGTGCGCGAGGTCGAGGAGGAGACCGGGTCGGTCGCCGAGCTCGGGCCCTGCCTGCTGACGACGCGCTACCGGGTCCGGGTCCGGGGCAAGGTCGCCGACAAGGCGGTCACCTACTGGTCGATGCGGCACTCGGGCGGCGAGTTCGCCGAGTCCGACGAGGTGGACGAGCTGGAGTGGCTGCCGGTGCGCGCCGCACGGCGACGCCTGACCAAGCACAGCGACGTCACGGTCCTCGACGCCTTCGTCCGGTCGGCCAAGGAGACCCGCCCTGTGGTCCTGCTCCGCAGCGGCCGGACCCGGTCGACGGCCGTGCGGCGCGACGGGCAGCCCGCCCGGACGCTGTCCCGCCGTGGCCGGGAGCAGGCCGACGACCTGGTGCCCGTCCTGGACCGGCTCGGCGTCGAGGCCCTGCGCAGCGCGGACAGCGCCGCGTGCACGAGCACCCTGCGGCCGTACGGCCGGGCCGCCCGGACGCCGATCACCGTCGACGCCCGGTTGGGCCGGGCCGCCTACCCCGAGCACCAGCGCGAGATCGTCAAGCAGCTGGTCGAGGAGGCCACCCGCACCACGACCGCGCTCTGCGGCCCCCGGTCGGTGGTCGCCGACCTGGTCGGCGCGCTGGGGCGGCTCGGGCCGGCCCGGCCGCCGCACGACGTCGACCTGCGCAAGGGCGGCTGGTGGCTCCTGCACCTGCAGGCCGGCCGGGTCGTCGCCCACGAGCGGCACGAGCCGGTGCGGTAGGCGGGCATGGCCACCACGCAGCACCTCGAGATCGAGGCGAAGTACGACCTGCCCGAGGGCGCCGAGGTGCCCGACCTGCTCGGCGTCGGGCCTGTCGCGCGCGTCGACGAGCTGCCGGTGCAGGTGCTGACCGCGACCTACTACGACACGGCGGACCTGGCCCTGCAGCAGCACCGCGTCACGTTGCGCCGCCGCACCGGTGGCTCG
Protein-coding sequences here:
- a CDS encoding ParA family protein → MRVLATYNIKGGVGKTTTAVNLAHLASREGRRTLLWDLDPQGSATYLFRVKPKVKGGGRALVTRRRPLEDAIKATDFDGLDLLPADFSYRNMDLELDDTKRRTRRLSQLLATVRDDYDLVVLDCPPSASLVSENVLEATDVLLVPLIPATLSLRTFDQLVRFVAAVEGHRPDVVAFFSMVDRRKRLHREVVESIPRDRARVAETLVPALSAIEQMAQHRAPVTATAPASRAAQVYLDLWREVAP
- a CDS encoding NUDIX hydrolase produces the protein MTRPLVVAGGGVLWRGAADQPEVAVVHRPRYDDWSLPKGKAKAAEHLIVTAVREVEEETGSVAELGPCLLTTRYRVRVRGKVADKAVTYWSMRHSGGEFAESDEVDELEWLPVRAARRRLTKHSDVTVLDAFVRSAKETRPVVLLRSGRTRSTAVRRDGQPARTLSRRGREQADDLVPVLDRLGVEALRSADSAACTSTLRPYGRAARTPITVDARLGRAAYPEHQREIVKQLVEEATRTTTALCGPRSVVADLVGALGRLGPARPPHDVDLRKGGWWLLHLQAGRVVAHERHEPVR